Proteins co-encoded in one uncultured Draconibacterium sp. genomic window:
- a CDS encoding MBOAT family O-acyltransferase: protein MDLLKQIELNELLRNIFLYDKTAPLIFTRFFFWAFFAFVLAGYSLVYKNKNRSVRAGYLFLVSLFFYYKSSGFFFFILLFSTLTDFFIGKGIYKSKSELIRKLLIAASVIVNLGLLAYFKYAYFFVDSINIMFGTDLNVINHLALWANEATGTHFEVNQILLPVGISFFTFQTISYSVDVYRGETKPVNNLVDFGFYVSFFPQLVAGPIVRASGFVKQIYEDYRLSKEEFGWAIFIILKGLIKKIFIGDYIAVNFVDRVFSDPITHSGFENLMALFGYSLQVYVDFSGYTDIAIGVALLMGYRLPQNFNSPYKAKSVAEFWKRWHMSLSSWLKDYLYIPIGGNREGSVFSYISLGVILAIVVLLAGKLILVPIFVVLVLLFALLARFVPNVKRHINTNINLMLTMLLGGLWHGASWQFIIWGGLNGVGLVIYKFWRRISPWEKLDNRLINVWKIAVTFTFITFTRVFFRSESMDVVRGMLHQIGTDLKLSMIPEVLVAYKWVFLMMLFGFVTHWLSYDLKDRAKNCFIASPMWVKAAISAVVVVIVYQSISADMQPFIYFQF from the coding sequence TTGGACTTACTAAAACAAATAGAACTGAACGAACTGCTGAGGAATATTTTTCTTTACGATAAAACGGCGCCACTGATTTTTACGCGCTTTTTCTTTTGGGCATTTTTTGCTTTTGTATTGGCCGGTTATTCACTGGTGTACAAGAACAAAAACCGAAGCGTTCGTGCCGGATATTTGTTCCTGGTTAGTTTATTTTTCTACTACAAATCCAGCGGATTCTTTTTCTTCATTTTGCTGTTTAGTACACTCACCGACTTTTTTATTGGAAAAGGAATATACAAGTCAAAGAGTGAGCTGATAAGGAAGCTCCTTATTGCAGCCAGTGTGATTGTAAACCTGGGATTGCTGGCTTACTTTAAATATGCTTATTTCTTTGTCGATAGCATAAATATCATGTTCGGAACCGATCTGAACGTTATTAATCACCTGGCATTGTGGGCTAACGAAGCTACAGGAACACATTTCGAGGTGAACCAGATTTTGCTGCCGGTTGGTATTTCGTTCTTTACCTTTCAAACCATCAGTTATTCGGTTGATGTGTATCGTGGCGAAACCAAACCCGTAAATAATTTAGTTGACTTTGGTTTTTATGTGTCGTTTTTCCCGCAGTTGGTTGCCGGACCAATTGTTCGTGCATCGGGATTTGTAAAGCAGATATACGAAGATTATCGCCTCTCAAAAGAAGAATTTGGCTGGGCTATTTTTATCATTCTGAAAGGGTTGATCAAGAAAATATTTATTGGCGATTACATTGCTGTAAACTTTGTCGATCGGGTTTTTTCCGATCCGATCACTCACTCCGGATTCGAAAACCTAATGGCCTTATTTGGTTACTCGCTGCAGGTTTATGTCGATTTTTCGGGGTATACCGATATTGCCATTGGAGTTGCGCTGTTAATGGGCTACCGCTTACCACAAAACTTTAATTCGCCGTATAAGGCAAAAAGTGTTGCCGAGTTCTGGAAACGTTGGCACATGTCGCTTTCATCGTGGTTAAAAGATTATTTGTATATCCCAATTGGTGGAAACCGCGAAGGTTCAGTGTTTAGTTATATCAGTCTCGGAGTAATTCTGGCAATCGTTGTCCTTTTGGCAGGAAAGCTGATTCTTGTTCCAATATTTGTCGTTCTCGTGCTGTTATTTGCTTTGCTGGCACGTTTCGTTCCCAATGTAAAACGGCACATTAATACCAACATCAACCTTATGCTTACCATGTTGCTTGGTGGTTTGTGGCACGGTGCATCGTGGCAATTTATTATTTGGGGAGGATTGAATGGTGTTGGTTTGGTGATTTATAAATTCTGGCGAAGAATAAGCCCTTGGGAAAAACTGGATAACCGACTAATAAACGTTTGGAAAATTGCAGTAACATTTACATTTATAACCTTTACACGAGTATTTTTCCGCTCTGAATCGATGGATGTTGTGCGTGGAATGCTACACCAAATTGGCACCGACCTTAAACTTTCAATGATCCCCGAGGTGCTTGTAGCTTACAAGTGGGTATTTTTAATGATGTTGTTTGGTTTTGTTACACACTGGCTAAGTTACGACTTGAAAGACCGGGCGAAAAACTGTTTTATTGCATCGCCGATGTGGGTAAAAGCTGCAATTTCTGCAGTTGTGGTTGTCATTGTTTATCAGTCGATTTCAGCCGATATGCAGCCATTTATTTATTTCCAGTTTTAG
- a CDS encoding GDSL-type esterase/lipase family protein produces MLLGTSISAQENSYFYHVNQYNFVRYDRNEMHYPGDRENAERLYSKLEKLVTTGEGRVNIVQIGGSHIQAGSFSGQMRNRFQQLNGEMNAGWGFMFPYRIARTNSPFGYYIRYNGYWKSFRNVERRKSGTLGVGGISATTSSPKAELTILLEDENELDYSFNKLRVYYENTAKNYTINIDQNLVKNKVEADGYTDFELNEWVDSLQITLEKDYNSQGNCTLLGMTTESNPNGIMYHSIGVNGAHVPAFLRCQLFTEQLAHLKPDMVILGLGINDAYGRKFSQARFEDHYGQLIDKIKAAAPNALIVFTTNNDSYLYRRYVNKNGEKVRDSMFKMANKYNAGVWDMFSVMGGLNSIVLWQNNGLARSDKIHFSREGYLMIADLFFSAMMKDFETFLTDKKELTTNNNFEERGRERSLNSQIFQSIDSSN; encoded by the coding sequence ATGCTGCTAGGCACATCCATTTCAGCTCAAGAAAACAGCTACTTCTACCATGTTAACCAATATAACTTTGTTCGTTACGACCGGAATGAAATGCATTATCCGGGAGATCGGGAAAATGCTGAACGTCTTTATTCTAAACTGGAGAAATTGGTAACTACCGGCGAAGGACGTGTAAATATTGTACAAATTGGTGGTTCTCATATTCAGGCAGGCTCGTTTTCCGGGCAAATGCGCAACCGTTTTCAGCAGCTTAATGGTGAAATGAATGCCGGTTGGGGATTTATGTTTCCGTATCGCATTGCACGCACCAACTCGCCTTTTGGTTATTACATCCGTTACAACGGCTATTGGAAGTCTTTCCGAAATGTAGAGCGACGTAAAAGTGGAACGCTTGGAGTTGGGGGGATTTCGGCAACAACATCATCGCCAAAAGCCGAACTCACAATTTTACTTGAAGATGAAAACGAATTGGATTACAGCTTTAACAAACTGAGAGTATATTACGAAAATACAGCAAAAAACTACACAATAAATATTGATCAGAATTTGGTAAAAAACAAGGTGGAAGCCGATGGTTACACCGATTTTGAATTGAATGAGTGGGTGGATAGTTTGCAGATAACATTGGAGAAAGATTACAACTCGCAGGGTAATTGTACTTTGCTGGGAATGACCACCGAATCGAATCCAAACGGGATCATGTATCACAGTATTGGAGTGAATGGGGCACATGTTCCGGCATTTTTGCGCTGCCAGCTTTTTACAGAACAACTTGCTCATTTAAAACCTGACATGGTAATTCTGGGACTGGGAATTAACGATGCATACGGTCGAAAGTTTTCGCAGGCTCGTTTCGAAGATCATTACGGACAACTTATTGACAAGATAAAAGCGGCTGCTCCCAATGCGTTGATCGTGTTTACCACCAACAACGACAGTTATTTGTACCGTCGCTATGTAAATAAAAATGGCGAAAAGGTAAGGGATAGCATGTTTAAAATGGCCAATAAATATAATGCCGGCGTTTGGGATATGTTTTCGGTAATGGGAGGATTGAATTCCATTGTGCTGTGGCAAAACAACGGCCTGGCGCGAAGCGATAAAATTCATTTTTCCCGTGAAGGTTATTTAATGATTGCCGATTTATTTTTCTCTGCAATGATGAAAGATTTTGAGACATTCTTAACCGATAAAAAGGAACTTACAACGAATAATAATTTTGAAGAAAGGGGAAGAGAACGAAGTCTGAATAGCCAGATTTTTCAGTCGATTGATTCTTCAAATTAA
- a CDS encoding GDSL-type esterase/lipase family protein: MKPLQTLTYTLSVIALLAGAMWLMPDDGFEVGEMTFHMPTFPEMLGADDVEYADVSEIIAQQFEIDSLVDIEVDTIAGDTVVEVIHRADYDTLVQSVRRIEMTELGKENLYRFFDHLKSDSLVRIMHYGDSQIEGDRITAFLRNKLQVKFGGTGVGLRPALQPYDYVFSANQINSDNWKRYPIYGKVDSTVEHSRYGVMGAFSRYAPLASDTIPFKDSIIYEAEMNVSKSDISYKRTREYENMRLFYGHTKRPVAVQLIARGDTVLSDTLVADTTYAVLECALPDSTASVTLKFSGYDGPDVYGIELASKKGVIVDNIALRGSSGTIFTKADYQHSLKMYNDLNPKFFILQFGGNVIPYIKDKKAIERYGRWFGSQIRRINSLCPDAAILVIGPSDMSTKVKDKYVTYKHLPQVVEKLKQVALENNCAYWDMYEAMGGHNSMPSWVNAQLELARPDYVHFSARGARLVANMFYNALILEYNNYLEEEM; encoded by the coding sequence ATGAAGCCGTTACAGACATTAACATATACACTGAGTGTGATTGCATTATTGGCAGGCGCTATGTGGCTGATGCCTGACGACGGTTTCGAGGTGGGCGAAATGACCTTTCATATGCCAACTTTTCCGGAAATGCTAGGCGCCGATGATGTGGAATATGCTGACGTTTCTGAAATTATAGCACAGCAGTTTGAAATTGATTCGCTGGTGGATATTGAAGTGGATACCATTGCAGGAGATACTGTGGTTGAAGTGATTCACCGTGCAGATTATGATACGCTGGTTCAATCAGTTCGCCGTATTGAAATGACCGAGCTGGGCAAAGAAAACCTGTACCGCTTTTTTGATCATTTAAAAAGTGATTCATTGGTTCGTATCATGCATTATGGTGACAGCCAGATTGAAGGCGACCGCATTACAGCATTCCTGAGAAATAAATTACAAGTGAAATTTGGCGGAACCGGTGTTGGTTTGCGTCCGGCATTGCAACCTTACGATTATGTTTTTAGTGCCAATCAAATTAACTCCGACAACTGGAAACGTTACCCGATTTATGGCAAGGTGGATTCAACGGTGGAGCATAGTCGTTACGGAGTGATGGGAGCCTTTTCGCGTTATGCGCCTTTGGCCAGCGATACAATTCCTTTTAAAGATTCGATTATTTACGAGGCAGAAATGAATGTCTCGAAATCAGATATTTCATACAAACGTACCCGCGAATACGAAAACATGCGCCTGTTTTACGGGCATACAAAACGCCCGGTAGCTGTGCAGTTAATTGCTCGTGGCGACACGGTTTTAAGCGATACTCTTGTGGCAGATACAACTTATGCGGTGTTGGAATGTGCATTACCTGATTCAACAGCAAGCGTGACATTGAAATTTTCGGGTTACGATGGTCCCGATGTTTACGGTATTGAACTGGCATCGAAAAAAGGTGTGATCGTTGATAATATTGCTCTTCGTGGTAGTTCCGGTACCATTTTCACAAAAGCCGATTACCAGCACAGTTTGAAAATGTATAACGACCTGAATCCAAAATTCTTTATCCTGCAATTTGGTGGAAATGTAATTCCATACATAAAAGATAAAAAGGCGATTGAACGTTATGGCCGCTGGTTTGGAAGTCAGATCAGACGAATAAATTCGTTGTGTCCTGATGCTGCTATTCTGGTAATCGGGCCAAGCGATATGTCAACAAAGGTTAAGGATAAGTATGTTACCTACAAGCATTTGCCGCAGGTTGTTGAAAAACTAAAACAAGTGGCACTTGAAAATAACTGCGCGTATTGGGATATGTATGAAGCCATGGGCGGACACAACAGTATGCCGTCGTGGGTGAATGCGCAACTCGAACTGGCACGCCCGGATTATGTGCATTTCTCGGCACGTGGAGCGCGATTGGTGGCAAATATGTTCTACAATGCATTGATTCTGGAGTACAACAATTATTTGGAGGAGGAGATGTAA
- a CDS encoding LysM peptidoglycan-binding domain-containing protein: MKRLVQNKPGSLTGIFVVLLLFVPLLNWGQDSINGEDFEYRLLQNIHQQVFEYPWNDAAFLPGKLELASRQTLKRELKEAKEVAYNPDAFETYFSVLSNLPTPDKAIFIKSFYFYQHEIKAELDKAGLGEDIQYLPAVLSAFNPEAKSPFKRAGVWQLTHFQGVLNGLQVNKLVDERLNVSKATLAAIQELKKNEALFDHPPKAMLAFVFGKTKIKNLCRRAGGDDCSVNELLEVAPKEMTDFMAAYQATATFLSQNKFIHGEEPQKTAEAKVRLQTHFDQISAVLPISTEELRFLNPQFPYSIIPEQTSLTLPENLKQDSLFLQDSIYNGVDSTLFEVVAQKIEYPPAPNRQYVGEKVKDLEIEGKTKIKYTIMSGDVLGFIAEDYDVRVADLKYWNNIYDERKIQAGKTLDIFVDDENADYYRGLQQETAKKEEPKTVVPNFASTTLPGIVIPESSRKVEHIVKSGESPYVIAQKYDGVTPEKILEWNSISDARKIQIGQKLIIYVQ, from the coding sequence TTGAAACGATTAGTCCAAAATAAGCCTGGTTCTTTAACTGGAATTTTTGTGGTTTTGCTGTTGTTTGTTCCCCTGTTAAATTGGGGGCAGGACAGTATTAACGGCGAAGATTTCGAATATCGGTTGCTGCAAAATATTCATCAGCAGGTTTTTGAATATCCATGGAACGATGCTGCTTTTCTTCCCGGGAAATTGGAGTTGGCAAGCCGACAGACACTGAAACGAGAATTGAAGGAAGCAAAAGAAGTTGCATATAATCCGGATGCATTCGAGACTTATTTTTCTGTATTAAGTAATTTGCCAACACCCGATAAGGCAATTTTTATCAAAAGCTTCTATTTCTATCAGCATGAAATAAAAGCTGAGTTAGACAAAGCAGGTCTCGGTGAAGATATACAATATTTACCGGCCGTACTTTCTGCATTTAATCCTGAAGCAAAAAGTCCTTTCAAACGGGCAGGTGTTTGGCAATTAACACACTTTCAGGGCGTGCTGAATGGATTGCAAGTAAATAAACTGGTTGATGAGCGTCTGAATGTTTCAAAAGCGACTCTTGCTGCTATTCAGGAATTGAAAAAGAATGAAGCTTTATTTGATCATCCCCCAAAAGCCATGTTGGCATTTGTTTTCGGAAAGACTAAGATAAAGAACCTTTGTAGGCGAGCCGGTGGTGATGATTGTTCCGTAAATGAATTACTGGAAGTTGCACCAAAAGAAATGACTGATTTTATGGCGGCCTACCAGGCAACAGCGACATTTCTGAGTCAGAATAAATTTATTCATGGAGAGGAGCCTCAAAAAACGGCAGAAGCAAAAGTACGTTTGCAAACACATTTCGATCAGATCAGTGCAGTACTGCCAATTTCAACTGAAGAACTACGCTTTTTGAATCCACAGTTTCCATATTCCATCATTCCGGAACAGACATCGCTTACTTTGCCCGAAAACTTGAAGCAAGACTCTTTGTTTTTGCAGGACTCCATTTACAATGGTGTTGATTCAACGTTGTTTGAAGTGGTGGCGCAAAAGATTGAATATCCGCCGGCACCGAATCGTCAGTATGTGGGCGAGAAGGTAAAGGATCTGGAAATTGAAGGAAAAACGAAAATAAAATACACGATCATGTCGGGCGACGTACTTGGTTTTATTGCCGAAGATTATGATGTGCGCGTGGCCGATTTAAAATACTGGAACAACATTTACGACGAACGCAAAATTCAGGCAGGAAAAACGCTTGATATTTTTGTTGACGATGAAAACGCAGATTACTATCGCGGCCTTCAGCAAGAAACAGCTAAAAAAGAAGAGCCGAAAACTGTAGTCCCCAATTTTGCATCTACAACTTTGCCGGGAATTGTGATTCCCGAGTCGTCGAGAAAAGTGGAACACATTGTAAAAAGTGGTGAGTCGCCATATGTAATTGCCCAAAAATATGATGGAGTAACACCCGAGAAAATATTGGAATGGAACAGCATCAGCGATGCGCGTAAAATTCAAATCGGTCAGAAACTAATTATTTACGTTCAATGA
- a CDS encoding AMP-binding protein, translated as MIEKYLKQTAFTDFEDFKANYELIIPEDFNFAYDVVDGWAEKEPNKRALLWTNDKGESRTYTFGELKEITDRTAGYFSSLGIGKGDMVMAILKRRAEFWFTIIALHKIGAVIIPATHLLTKKDIVYRNNAATIKAIICDGDELITTHVNDALPESPSIEKVVSIGPVIPEGWEDFHKGIENAEPFQRTAEPTKNDDPIIVSFTSGTTGDPKMVVLDSVYPLAHIVTAKYWQNLHHDSLHLTIADTGWLKAVWGKLYGQWLVGASVFVYDHEKFTPSDILEALSKYQVTSLCAPPTIFRFLIREDMSKYDLSAMEWCTIAGEALNPEVYNRFYDLTGIKLREGYGQSETTLSVFTSPWVEPKPGSMGLPSPHYDIDLLTSEGRSAEAGEQGQIVIRIDKNYPAGLFDGYYRNKQLTDEAMSDGIYYTGDLAWKDEDGYLWFVGRADDVIKSSGYRIGPFEVESALMTHPAVVECAITGVPDEIRGQIVKATVVLAPDYTQRAGDDLVKELQNHVKEVTAPYKYPRQIEFVDELPKTISGKIRRVEIRERDHEST; from the coding sequence ATGATTGAAAAATACTTAAAACAAACTGCTTTTACCGATTTTGAGGATTTTAAAGCCAATTACGAGTTAATTATTCCGGAGGACTTCAACTTTGCCTACGACGTGGTTGACGGCTGGGCCGAGAAAGAACCCAACAAACGAGCTTTGCTCTGGACTAATGACAAAGGCGAAAGTCGCACATACACTTTTGGCGAATTAAAAGAAATTACAGACCGCACTGCCGGTTATTTTTCGTCGCTGGGAATTGGCAAAGGCGATATGGTAATGGCCATTTTGAAACGCCGTGCCGAGTTTTGGTTTACCATTATTGCACTGCATAAAATTGGCGCCGTTATTATTCCGGCAACACACTTGCTAACAAAAAAGGACATTGTTTACCGTAACAATGCCGCTACTATAAAAGCTATTATTTGCGATGGCGATGAGCTGATCACTACTCACGTAAATGATGCTTTGCCTGAGTCGCCATCAATTGAAAAGGTGGTGTCAATCGGACCTGTTATTCCTGAAGGATGGGAAGATTTTCATAAAGGAATTGAAAATGCAGAACCGTTTCAACGAACTGCGGAGCCTACAAAAAATGACGATCCGATCATCGTAAGTTTTACATCGGGAACTACCGGCGATCCGAAAATGGTGGTGCTTGACAGTGTGTATCCGCTGGCACACATTGTTACTGCTAAATACTGGCAAAATTTGCACCACGATAGTCTTCACCTCACCATTGCTGACACCGGATGGCTGAAAGCCGTTTGGGGAAAACTCTATGGTCAGTGGCTTGTTGGTGCTTCTGTTTTTGTATATGATCACGAAAAATTCACGCCTTCCGATATACTGGAAGCGCTTTCAAAATACCAGGTAACCTCGCTTTGTGCACCGCCAACTATTTTCCGCTTTCTGATTAGGGAGGACATGAGTAAATACGATTTGTCGGCGATGGAATGGTGTACAATTGCAGGCGAAGCCTTAAATCCGGAGGTTTACAATCGTTTTTACGATTTAACCGGAATTAAATTGCGCGAAGGTTACGGACAAAGTGAGACTACCTTGTCGGTGTTTACTTCGCCTTGGGTAGAACCAAAACCGGGTTCGATGGGACTCCCAAGTCCGCATTACGATATTGATTTACTGACGTCGGAAGGACGATCGGCCGAAGCAGGTGAGCAGGGACAAATTGTAATTCGTATCGATAAAAATTATCCGGCCGGATTGTTTGATGGATACTACCGCAATAAACAATTGACTGATGAAGCCATGTCGGATGGAATTTATTACACCGGTGATTTGGCCTGGAAAGATGAGGATGGCTATTTATGGTTTGTGGGAAGAGCAGATGATGTAATTAAAAGTTCAGGTTACCGAATTGGTCCTTTTGAGGTGGAGAGTGCTTTGATGACTCACCCGGCAGTGGTGGAATGTGCTATTACTGGTGTTCCTGACGAAATACGTGGTCAGATTGTGAAAGCTACCGTTGTTTTGGCACCGGACTATACACAGCGTGCCGGCGATGATTTAGTGAAAGAGTTGCAAAATCACGTAAAAGAGGTAACCGCTCCGTATAAATATCCGCGGCAAATTGAGTTCGTTGATGAGCTGCCAAAAACCATTAGCGGGAAAATTCGCCGCGTGGAAATTCGCGAGCGCGATCATGAATCAACATAG
- a CDS encoding XRE family transcriptional regulator codes for MNGQIKEIAMRLRGLRDMLNISVDEIATCCRVSAEEYEGYESGKNDIPIGVLENISKKYDISLTALLFGEEPHMKSFYLTRAGEGTAMERTRAYKYQALASGFTGRTADPFIVTIEPDAEDKPIHLNSHNGQEMNYVLEGKMLLSVGGHELTLNEGDSLYFDATLPHGMKALEGKPVKFLAVIL; via the coding sequence ATGAACGGACAAATTAAAGAGATAGCCATGAGGCTAAGAGGTTTACGCGATATGCTCAATATTTCTGTTGACGAAATAGCAACTTGCTGCAGAGTGTCCGCCGAGGAATACGAGGGATACGAAAGTGGAAAAAATGATATTCCTATTGGCGTTCTCGAAAATATATCGAAGAAATATGATATTAGTTTGACTGCGTTGCTATTTGGCGAAGAGCCTCATATGAAATCATTTTATCTTACACGTGCGGGCGAAGGGACAGCGATGGAGCGTACCCGGGCGTATAAATACCAGGCACTGGCATCGGGGTTTACAGGACGGACAGCTGATCCGTTTATTGTAACCATTGAACCGGATGCTGAAGACAAACCAATTCATCTGAATAGTCATAACGGACAGGAAATGAACTATGTTTTGGAAGGCAAAATGCTGCTGAGTGTCGGAGGGCACGAATTAACACTGAACGAAGGAGACAGCCTTTATTTCGATGCAACTCTTCCGCACGGAATGAAAGCATTAGAGGGGAAACCAGTAAAATTTCTGGCTGTAATTCTATAA
- a CDS encoding DPP IV N-terminal domain-containing protein, with translation MRRIIFILFLFVQAFAFAQSKQMSLEDAVYGRYTYLYPESMSGLQWLDDKHFSFIEDKSIISEAAKTGEKNTVVSLDELNKITGTNLKRIPSYRWISETDLLISGAKKYWVIDIDQKQVKFQIELPEKAQNANFSEEGQFVTFTQGDDLFVALADGNKKQITSDGGNGVVNGQTVHRNEFGISGGIFNSPEGNFVAFYRKDESMVKDYPLVDFMAREAEYAPVKYPMAGMASHHVTLGVYNIESEKTTFLKTGEPLDHFITNVAWSPDEKYIYMAELNRAQNHMQLNCYDVATGEKVKTLFEESSDTYVEPLYPIQFSKVNPNEFYYLSREGGWFHVYKYNTDGKLVQQITKGEWEVTKMLGFDAKEKTLFIEATIDDPLQNNIYKVDVKSGKTERLSLETGVHSGTLSPDATYILDRWSANEVPGKVDLISAKGKDKRTIFESEDPLNDYQLGENKLVALKTKDGKYDLHGRLILPNDFDPAKKYPVVVYVYGGPHSQLVTKSWHNQARWWQYYMASQGYIAFTLDNRGTSNRGRAFETAIHRNLGELETEDQMQGIEYLLSLPYVDADRIGVHGWSYGGFMTLNLKLKHPDIFKVAVAGGPVVDWSMYEIMYGERYMDMPKENPEGYKNTDMTNYVKNLDGKLMLIHGVQDETVVMQHSMKFLRECVKQNKQVDFFAYPIHPHNVRGKDRIHLMQKVSQYFFENL, from the coding sequence ATGCGTCGGATTATATTTATTCTTTTCCTTTTTGTCCAAGCTTTTGCTTTTGCCCAATCCAAACAAATGAGTCTGGAAGATGCCGTTTACGGCCGATACACTTATTTGTATCCCGAGTCGATGTCGGGTTTACAATGGTTGGACGATAAACATTTTTCTTTTATTGAAGATAAATCGATCATTTCTGAAGCTGCAAAAACAGGCGAAAAAAATACTGTTGTGTCGCTTGATGAGTTAAACAAAATTACCGGAACAAACTTAAAACGCATTCCATCATACCGCTGGATCAGCGAAACTGATCTTCTGATTTCGGGAGCTAAAAAATATTGGGTGATTGACATTGATCAAAAGCAAGTAAAATTTCAGATTGAACTACCGGAAAAAGCACAGAATGCGAACTTCTCTGAAGAAGGACAATTTGTGACTTTCACCCAGGGAGATGATTTGTTTGTGGCGCTTGCTGACGGAAACAAAAAACAAATTACCAGCGATGGCGGTAACGGAGTTGTAAATGGACAAACCGTTCACCGCAATGAATTTGGTATTTCCGGAGGTATTTTTAATTCGCCCGAAGGAAATTTTGTGGCGTTCTACCGCAAAGACGAAAGTATGGTAAAAGACTATCCGCTGGTTGATTTTATGGCACGCGAAGCTGAATATGCGCCGGTGAAATATCCAATGGCAGGAATGGCCAGTCATCATGTAACTTTAGGCGTTTACAATATCGAAAGTGAAAAAACAACCTTTCTGAAAACCGGAGAACCACTCGACCATTTTATTACAAATGTTGCCTGGTCCCCCGATGAAAAGTACATTTATATGGCGGAGTTAAACCGGGCACAAAACCATATGCAGTTAAATTGTTACGATGTAGCAACAGGCGAAAAAGTGAAAACACTTTTTGAAGAATCGTCAGATACTTACGTTGAGCCGCTTTATCCCATTCAGTTTTCCAAAGTTAATCCGAACGAATTTTATTACCTGAGCCGCGAGGGTGGATGGTTTCATGTATATAAATACAACACCGACGGAAAGCTGGTGCAGCAAATTACAAAAGGAGAGTGGGAAGTAACCAAAATGTTAGGTTTCGATGCCAAAGAAAAGACCTTGTTTATTGAAGCTACCATTGACGATCCGCTGCAAAATAACATCTATAAAGTTGATGTGAAATCCGGAAAAACTGAACGACTTTCATTAGAAACCGGTGTTCATAGTGGAACTTTGAGTCCTGATGCGACTTACATTTTGGATCGTTGGTCAGCCAATGAAGTACCCGGGAAAGTTGATCTGATATCAGCAAAAGGAAAAGACAAGCGAACAATTTTTGAGTCTGAGGATCCGCTAAATGATTATCAGTTAGGCGAAAACAAACTGGTAGCCTTAAAAACCAAGGACGGAAAGTACGATCTTCACGGACGATTGATTCTGCCGAATGATTTTGATCCGGCTAAAAAATACCCAGTTGTTGTATACGTTTACGGAGGGCCACATTCGCAATTGGTAACCAAAAGCTGGCACAACCAGGCGCGTTGGTGGCAATATTATATGGCATCGCAGGGATACATTGCTTTTACGCTCGATAACCGTGGAACCTCGAATCGTGGTCGCGCCTTTGAAACTGCTATTCACCGCAATTTGGGCGAATTGGAAACCGAAGACCAGATGCAGGGGATTGAATACCTGCTTTCGCTGCCTTATGTTGATGCCGACCGGATTGGCGTTCACGGATGGAGCTACGGTGGTTTTATGACGTTAAATTTGAAACTGAAACATCCTGATATTTTTAAAGTGGCTGTTGCCGGAGGCCCGGTGGTGGATTGGAGCATGTACGAAATTATGTATGGTGAGCGCTATATGGACATGCCGAAGGAGAATCCGGAAGGTTACAAAAATACGGACATGACCAATTACGTGAAGAATCTGGATGGCAAACTGATGTTGATTCACGGTGTGCAAGACGAAACGGTGGTAATGCAGCACAGTATGAAATTTCTGCGCGAATGTGTAAAACAGAATAAACAGGTCGACTTTTTTGCTTACCCAATACATCCGCATAATGTGCGTGGAAAAGATCGAATACACTTAATGCAGAAAGTAAGTCAGTATTTCTTCGAGAACCTCTAA
- a CDS encoding nuclear transport factor 2 family protein: MTKTFAISIMLLLFVISGFAQEKLTNSEKEHIISLLDKQVEAWNEGNLEKFMGTYWKSDKLVFMGSRGPTYGWQATLDSYKKGYPDKTAMGHLEFKILDLNKIDTKTVFLIGRFELTREIGDLAGHFTLVIQKIDGDWVIISDHSSGES, encoded by the coding sequence ATGACAAAGACTTTTGCAATCAGTATAATGCTTTTGTTGTTTGTTATTTCCGGATTTGCACAGGAGAAGCTTACAAATAGTGAAAAGGAGCATATTATTTCATTGCTCGATAAGCAGGTAGAAGCCTGGAATGAGGGCAACCTCGAAAAATTTATGGGAACCTACTGGAAATCGGATAAGCTGGTTTTTATGGGCTCGCGCGGACCAACATACGGCTGGCAGGCTACACTGGATAGTTACAAAAAGGGTTATCCTGATAAAACCGCCATGGGACATTTAGAATTCAAAATACTCGATCTGAATAAGATTGATACGAAAACGGTTTTTCTAATCGGGCGTTTTGAACTAACCCGCGAAATTGGCGATCTGGCAGGTCATTTTACACTTGTCATTCAAAAGATCGATGGGGATTGGGTGATCATCAGCGATCATTCGAGTGGGGAAAGCTGA